Genomic segment of Peribacillus frigoritolerans:
TGGTGGAAAACAAAAGAAAATCACTTATAACAAACATGGAAGAGGAGCAAAAGGAAATGATGCTGCTATCGTTGTTGTAGGTGAAGAACCATATGCAGAAACTGATGGTGATGCCACTGATCTTCATTTAAATCGGATGGATCTATTAACATTGGAGAATGTCCGCAAGGCAGATCCGAATATTCCGATCGTTGTCGTATTAGTATCTGGCCGGCCGATGATCATTACGGATGAAATGAAGGATTGGTCAGGTCTGGTTGCAGCGTGGCTTCCTGGTACTGAGGGTGCAGGAGTTGCTGATGTCTTGCTCGGTGTTGAGGAATTTTCAGGTAAATTGCCAGTCAGTTGGCCTTTCTATTTGGAAGACTATGGAAATAGGGAGGACAAAAAGGATTATTTTATGTTTAATTATGGATATGGTCTGACGAAGAAGCAGGCTACGCCAAAGCTGCCTGAAAAACCAGAGCTCCCTGAAAAGTCTGGCTTAAAAGTACCAGGGAAAATTGAAGCAGAGGATTTTGCCGCCCAATACGGATTGCAAACGGAAAATTCATCTGAAGGGTCATTAAATATGGGGTATGCGGATGGAAGAGATTGGTTGGAGTACGAAATAAATGTAGAACAGGATGGCCTTTATCAAGCCGATTTTCGTTATGCGGCGAATCTAAGTGGTCAAACCGGGATTAATATCGTTAGCGAAGAAAAGAAGCTGCTTGGTAAGTTACGAGTCGGATCCACTGGGGGATGGCAAAATTGGGACACATCTACAGTTGACGGCGTCATCTTGAAGAAGGGTAAACAAAAGATCAAATTTGAATATATCGAGGGATCATTGAACTTAAACTGGTTCGAATTCAAGCGGGTTGGCAATATTCCGGCAATACCTCCTCCGACTGAGGATGTACCCGCAGAAGTGATTAAGGCAAAGGCAGTTGAATCATGGATTACGAATGAACGGGAACCAAGTGATGTTGCTTGGTACTTTGATTCCAGGTATCAACGAGGTGATAAGAAGTTGTCTAAGCAGGAAAAAATGGATATCACCAAACCGGATGCATCAAATCTTACTACCATAAACATTGATCCGACCAAACAATACCAAAGCATATTGGGGATCGGTTCTTCAATGGATGAGTCGACCGTTCATAATTTGACGAAAATGTCTTCTGATAAGAGACAGGAAGTTCTCGATAAATTGATAGATCCGAATAAAGGCATAGGAATGAGCCTTATTCGAACAACGATAGGCACATCTGACTTCACGGCACAGAAATTTTATACGTATGACGACATGCCGCCAGGGAAAACGGATGTTAATCTGAAGCATTTTTCAATCCAAAAGGATATCGATTATAAGATTATTGAAACGTTAAAACAAATTAAGGAAATTAATCCGAATGTTACATTCTTTGCCTCACCATGGAGTCCTCCAGGCTGGATGAAAACGTCTGACAGCATGATCAAAGGACAGGTGAAAGACGAATACCTGCCAATCCTGGCCAAATATTATTTGAAATACTTTCAAGCATATAAGAAACAGGGAATCGATATAAGTGCAATGACCTTGCAAAATGAACCGATGCTGGAGATTGAGTACCCGAGTACCAATATGCCTTACAGTCAGGCAGCGGAATTAGCGACACTCCTAAGAAAAGAGCTCGATAACAACGGTTTCAAGCATGTAAAACTTTGGGGATTTGATCATAACCCAAGTGATACAGGAACATACGCGGAACAATTGTTAAAAGATAAGGGAGCATATGATGCTTTAGATGGTACGGCTTTCCACGATTACGGCGGATCCTTGTCTGAAATGACTAGATTACACAACTTATTTCCAGAGAAAAACGTGTATTTAACGGAGCGTGCAGTTTGGGGAACGTATGGTGCGGATCGAATTGCACAATATATGAGAAACTGGGCGAGGAGTTATA
This window contains:
- a CDS encoding glycoside hydrolase family 3 N-terminal domain-containing protein, with translation MRKTISIIILCIFTITLFVGNIPGTVKAKQAGKPLYMNEKAPDEERVKDLLKRMTIDEKVGQMIQAERASVTPNDVKEYKLGSVLSGGGSFPDGKEENSTREKWSNLVDSYQSGAVSTRLGIPLLYGADAVHGHNNVKGATIFPHNIGLGATRNTELIEKIGYAAASEIKSTGVNWTFAPTMANVQNIRWGRTYEGFGENSKLVATMGAAYIDGLQGKNLKKTENVLATAKHFIGEGYTKGGVNQGDVTEYTEEEILKNDRKIYEEAIESGARTVMASFHSIEGLKMHANKRLLTDVLKKDMGFTGFVISDWYGIQQITKDQNGNAVSGLKQQIDVAVNAGVDMLMQPENWKETLKLTKELVNESEISEKRLDDAVTRILRVKFESGVFEKPMTDPKLAKSFGSEKNREIARQSVSESLVLLKNDKVNGKPILSQLKKMDKIFVAGRSADDIGKQSGGWTISWQGKSGDTTEGTTILEGLKEVGGKQKKITYNKHGRGAKGNDAAIVVVGEEPYAETDGDATDLHLNRMDLLTLENVRKADPNIPIVVVLVSGRPMIITDEMKDWSGLVAAWLPGTEGAGVADVLLGVEEFSGKLPVSWPFYLEDYGNREDKKDYFMFNYGYGLTKKQATPKLPEKPELPEKSGLKVPGKIEAEDFAAQYGLQTENSSEGSLNMGYADGRDWLEYEINVEQDGLYQADFRYAANLSGQTGINIVSEEKKLLGKLRVGSTGGWQNWDTSTVDGVILKKGKQKIKFEYIEGSLNLNWFEFKRVGNIPAIPPPTEDVPAEVIKAKAVESWITNEREPSDVAWYFDSRYQRGDKKLSKQEKMDITKPDASNLTTINIDPTKQYQSILGIGSSMDESTVHNLTKMSSDKRQEVLDKLIDPNKGIGMSLIRTTIGTSDFTAQKFYTYDDMPPGKTDVNLKHFSIQKDIDYKIIETLKQIKEINPNVTFFASPWSPPGWMKTSDSMIKGQVKDEYLPILAKYYLKYFQAYKKQGIDISAMTLQNEPMLEIEYPSTNMPYSQAAELATLLRKELDNNGFKHVKLWGFDHNPSDTGTYAEQLLKDKGAYDALDGTAFHDYGGSLSEMTRLHNLFPEKNVYLTERAVWGTYGADRIAQYMRNWARSYNSWVVMLDSDIQTHQWVGQPDPTLLIQDSADRDNYWLTPEYYLTGHFSKFVKPGFIRVESDYGSSDTVTNVTFLSPDQKTLVSIVINQSYEPQKFKFISEDEQIKGELPAKSVATYQWQR